One window of Solanum stenotomum isolate F172 unplaced genomic scaffold, ASM1918654v1 scaffold22251, whole genome shotgun sequence genomic DNA carries:
- the LOC125851108 gene encoding uncharacterized mitochondrial protein AtMg01250-like — MAFIEGRQLMDVALIASECIDTRIRVDVPGVMCKLDIEKAFSILVNGEPVGLFPATRGLRQGDPLSPFLFIIAMEGLDSLMRRASLNNWIRGFIIKNRVNEVIDMTHLLYADDTIIFCEAAQE; from the exons ATGGCTTTCATTGAAGGGAGACAACTAATGGATGTCGCTCTAATTGCTAGTGAATGTATTGATACTAGGATTAGAGTAGATGTGCCAGGGGTAATGTGCAAACTGGATATCGAAAAAGC GTTCTCCATTTTGGTAAATGGAGAACCTGTAGGTTTGTTTCCTGCTACAAGAGGACTTAGACAAGGAGACCCTTTGTCCCCTTTCCTGTTTATCATTGCTATGGAAGGGTTGGATAGTTTGATGAGGAGAGCTTCTCTAAACAACTGGATTAGGGGTTTCATAATCAAAAACAGGGTTAATGAGGTGATAGATATGACTCATTTATTGTATGCTGATGACACAATAATCTTTTGTGAAGCAGCGCAGGAATAA
- the LOC125851109 gene encoding uncharacterized protein LOC125851109 — MMKFKLISWNVRGLNDREKRRVVHSLLSRWRADIVCLQETKIEGDISEMIKQIWGGRWIRYACLEASGTRGGILLMWDARAWMGEVLEIGSYTITCKFESQTQNFSCHISGVYAPNCYKERKLVWEELSSVRGLMEGPWAMCGDFNVSRYISEKKNCNRRTKGMREFSDFIEDMELVDMQLEDAAYRPTGGSLLN; from the coding sequence ATGATGAAGTTTAAGCTAATATCATGGAATGTTAGGGGATTAAACGATAGGGAGAAGAGAAGGGTTGTACATAGTTTGTTGTCTAGATGGAGAGCAGATATAGTTTGTCTCcaagaaacaaaaattgaagGGGATATTTCAGAGATGATAAAGCAGATTTGGGGAGGCAGGTGGATTAGATATGCCTGTCTAGAAGCAAGTGGAACAAGAGGAGGTATCTTATTGATGTGGGATGCGAGGGCATGGATGGGGGAGGTCTTGGAAATTGGTTCTTACACAATTACTTGTAAGTTTGAATCACAAACCCAGAATTTTAGCTGCCATATATCTGGAGTGTATGCTCCTAACTGTTACAAGGAAAGGAAACTTGTATGGGAAGAATTGAGCTCAGTAAGGGGGCTGATGGAGGGACCCTGGGCAATGTGTGGGGACTTCAATGTATCTAGGTACATATCTGAGAAGAAGAACTGCAACAGAAGAACTAAGGGAATGAGAGAGTTTTCTGATTTCATAGAGGACATGGAATTAGTTGACATGCAATTAGAAGATGCTGCATACAGACCAACAGGAGGCAGCCTCCTGAATTGa